tgcagataaattttaaaagcaaGAACAAGGCTAATAAACTTGAAAGTCTCGGCCATAAAACCAGAAGACCTCGAAGATCTCAATGAGATAGGTGACCGGTCTTGAAAATAAGACTATCGACACCACAAAATcgattgaggagatgaagatcTCAATAAGGTAGATGACCGATCTCGGACATAAAATCTCCGGAACCACAAAAccggttgaggagatgaagacctcaatgaggtagatAACCGATCTTCGAAATAAGACTGTCAATACCACAAAACCGgttgaaaaaaatgaaaaccTTAATAAGGTGGGTGACCGATCTCGGAAATAAACCACCGGCACTATAAAATCGATTGAGAAaatgaagacctcaatgaggtgggAGACCAATCTTGGAAATTGACCTCCGGCATCAAAAAGCCGAGTTGAGGAAAAAGAAGTCCGAAAGCAGACTAACGAGCCAAAGAGCTCAGATGATAAAGAGCAAATGCGCTCGGATGAGATCCAGTGCCAAGTATCAGAAGGTCCCCTCCAAAAGGAGCATGGGTTAACAATACACAATGATAAGGGCTGAGCATGCCCCACAAGAAACACAAGAAAAAATCCAAAATAATCAGACTAAGGTCGGGGGCAAAAAGCCCAGATTTCTTTAAGAGCAAATAGCCCGGAATGAAGAATCATGGTTTTGCGCTCCAAAATGCTTAAGGGCAGATAGTCTAGAGGATAAAAAATGCTCGGAAGAAGCTTGAGGGCAAGTAGCCCGAAAAGCGAATAAGGGCAAAAATAGCCCGAAAAGCACTTAAGGGCAAAAATGTCTGGAAGTTATGAAGAGCCAAAGAGCTCAAAAGAAAGAATTAGTGCTAAAAAGCCTGGAGTATCATATAGAGAATCAAAAGAGTTCGGGAGAAAAATCAAGGCTAAAGAGCTCGAAAAAGAGCTAAAATGCTCGTAAAACTAGTTAGGGCTAAAGAGTGCGGAATGATATAGAAAATCAAAGAGTTCGGACGAACGTTAGGGCTAGAGAGCCCAATAAAGAGCCAAACTACTTGTGAAATCAATAAGCTAAAACGCTTATTAAAAGATCTAGAGCTTAAAGCTCGAAAGACGCCTCAGAGTAAAATGCTCAGAAGAAGATCCAAAAGGGCAGACCATTAAGGTCAGGTCAGAAAGGCAAGGCTAGAAGGGCAGAGCACCCAAGTCGAACCTTCCAAAAGAAAAAACTACCAATGTCAGACTttcaatgaaaaagaccatCAAGATCAGATCTCCTAAAAGGATGATTATCAAGATATAAAATTTGCTCTCTCGGATCGGTCTATGTTAAGTTGACCAATTCCATTGATCGCACTTTTCTTTGAAATTCATAAGTGTCAACCAAATGAACAGGTAGCGTCAAATTAGCAGGATGGGTTTCCTTCTCCAACCGTCATAAATAACTATCGAAGAAGCAAAATGGCAACtgataatgtataaaaaataggaCCCCTAAGTTCGTGACATATGTACACGTGAATCGAAAGCCTTTTCATCTGGTCGGATCGAGCAGTAAAAAGCCCAACCTATTGAGTATAAAAAATCAGACCAGCAATACTACTGAGTTTACTAAAGCCCAAAACAGACAGATCAACCTCCTCAAAGACTGGAGAGGACGGACAGACCGACcccctcaatagcccataatGCAATAAGGCTTTGAACGCCGATGTGGCTGACCTCAGTAACCGGAAGGAGCTCATTTCTATGTAGGTCGAATGAGCCTGGCATGACCTAATGAAGTCAGGGTAAATATGCCGACCTCCTATGAGCTAGTCGCCTCTTTGGTATATCACAGAGATCATAAGCGCGCATGTAGAGGGTACGAAACGGCTAGCTCCGCATTTATTATCCTATAACCCATCATAAATATATTGCCTGACATACCTACACAAAAATATTTCTGCCCTATCAGAAGGGGATACGACACCAGGAGCATCAACTTTATTTAAAGATATTTATATATCAAACTAACCCTAAAAAAAGGATCTCTCTTTCTCGGAATAAAGAATTTATCTCTCTCTCTTGGAATAAAGAATTTATCTCTCTCTCTCGGTCATACGGAGGGAACCAAAATCTACTATTCTCTTCTCTTATCTGTTTTACTTTTCTTAACTCCactaaattttcagatttgATTTGAGCGTTGAAGGGTCTCCATTGAAAACTTCTCTGATGGATCCCTgattgtctttttctttttataggtCCCCTTCATTAAAACCAAGTATGGAAAGAACTAATGGACTGATCACAGATCAATTATCAATTCAGTGATAAAAACATCTGCCTAAATGTTCTTATTTGGATATCCTATCGGATCTCACTATTATCATCCTGAAACACCAACATTGATTTAGTAGGTACATCACATGTTAGTCTCACTAGGGAGGGTTTTTTGTCTTTTggagttaaaaaaattttttttttcaaaccctgatccaaatattttttttttcaaattaaggtgaaaattaattttactgtGCTTTTACAGTAGAGCgttaaaaaagaataattaaaaaaaattaaatacattaTCGTAATGCATAAGTGCGGCATTCCAcgctttaattaatttaaattataaatttaatttttatttaattaattattatattatattttattaatttaatttatttaattatatattaaatttataaaatatagttataaaaaCTATACTAATATtagtattaatattaattaatttaaattatttgtaatataatatgatatttattatatttgccaatttattttattaatttatataatttaattaatgctAAGGATATATACCAATGCATTAATCatatacaatttattttataaatgtattaattaatgCTAAAGATatatacaatttattttattgataaataattaatgtagatattataaaaaattaaataaaaaatatatgtaaatacttaaaaattatgaaatgtaataaaattatgttaatatatatatatgaatgataaagtaaaaaaataatattaaggaTAATGTAAATGTCTTTCTATGCTATGTGAACGTCTTCATTTTTTTGTGGatattgaattttatataaCTAACGGTCACCGTTTGTATTCTCACATTCGATAGTACCAGAATTAATATTCGTGGAAatcatgaaaatattaaaaattaaaatttatgggGTATTTTAAGTGAAATATgtgaaaatagagaaaaattatgagaagaaatatgaaataaaataaattttaattttttatagttttcaaaattcataaatatttatattaaatatttataaattaattgtaataaaaataataaaatagaatgataaatatgaaatatataatatttattataaataaattaaaataattaatatttatgataatattaatataatttttataattatatttatataaatttaatatataattaattaaattatataaattaataaatatgataaatataatataatattataaataatttaaattaattaatattaatactaatattagtattttttttttttttaacttgaaaaagGCAAaaagtcccaccagagaattgTCTTGTATTTCTAGTAATGTTGGGGACAAGAGAGAGACATTTGAAGCTTCTACCATCAATGTCCATAATTACGTGTTCTGCATTTAACCCCCGAAATTCACTCTGTCCATGCACCAGATTTAACTTGGCCTCTCACAAGAAAGCAGcttccatcatcatcatcatcttcttcttttatcaTTGTTTCTTCTAACATGGTTACTCATGCTGTCCCAGCATCCGTTGACATTCTCTTAGAAACAAAAtcatctctctttttcttctgtcCACCGTTACCAAATACTTACCgtaacattttttttaatgatgtaATTTTTGGGTTCTTGGTTTATTGCTTTATAAATATTTGTATCATTCAATGTACCCTAGAAGAAATTGAAAATCACAAATGAACCTGGAAATGCTAAATTCTAATTACAGAACAAGACGGATTCAAGTTTTAGTAAAAAAATGCtgcaaaaatatagaaaaaagaaaaagctgaTGGAACCTAAGGGAAACCAGAGCATGTGAAACAGAGATGTTCTGTTTCAAATATAAACAAGTGACAAAATTTTTTGTTGATTCTATCCTTCTTCTCAAATCAATACAAATtcgttttcttttaaaatattattacaaaAAGAATAATGTTCATAATGAGAGATGAACAATTCAAGAACGGCGATAAGGTATATACTCATGTTCAATCGCAGGCATGGTTCGAGTAACAGTTGCTGTAGGTGCTCTCACATGGCCAACCATTGATACTTGCAGAGCTTCCTCTTCATATGCTCTTCTCTCCATCTCTTCCATTCTCGCTTTCTTCTTTACTTTAACAAACATTGCAACCAAAAGCAAGCCCAATAGGAATATTCCCAAGGCAGAGCCGACGGTGCTCCCCACCACCACTTTCCACAGGCTGATCGTTTTTCTTCCCTGCCCTGTTGCTCCTGCCGCCGGTGGTCCTGTTGGCGGCGACTCGATCACCAAGCCGTAGTGGCCATGCCTTGTGACAACACAAACATGATGGGATACAGGGGTTTTCAGTGTCACCTTTCCATCATTTTCAAAACTAGCACAGATTGGCCTGATTCCTGATTTGTTTGCGGTATTGGTTGTCTTGGTAAAGTCTATAGTAATGGGTTTTTCTCCAGCATGGATTCCAAGCTCAAAAGGGTTGCTAAAATTCACATCACTGCCACCATTGTAAGCCAAAAGGCCTAAAATTGGGGACACGAGTTGATATCCTGATAAGTCATAGTTGGCGTAATATATAGAAGACCAGTTATGTCCTAAGTTTTGTCTAATCACCATCACTCTCTCTACACATGGCTTCACAATTACACCAATACCCAGATGGAATTCCTTTACCTGAGCACCATATCTCCGGAGACTGCCGCACCGGAACCGCACAGTATCCACCTTGATGCCGGAAAAGTTTGCCGGCAAATGCACAGTGTGTAGTATACCTGTCTTGAAGTGTATGCCATAGGACTTGAATGTGTAATCTCTAATGACAAGATCGAGAAGACGAGCAGATTTGATCCCTTGAGCTTCAACTCTGATGGATGCCAAGGAGAGCAGAATTATCAAGGAGAAAGAAAGAGGAGAGCCCATGTGAGAATGTGAGCTTGGTTTTAAAGGAGCTGGTAATTTTCTGGCACTGGAACATTAAAGAGAATGGAATTGATTTCTATGGAAAATATTTCCACTTGAGCTACTTGTGTTCCTGTGGATATGTAACAGGAATGAAGTTGCAAAGAGGAAAGCTGAAACTGTTTGGGGAAATTTATGATGAGAAAAAAGCAGCTTTTTGgtgaattaaagaagaagaaaggaaaagtGAAAGGAAAGTTCCGCTCATACTTTCCATAAAATGTAGTACTATTGTGCCATAGGTGAAATATGAGTAAATTTATGGAAGGAAAGATAATAAATTTCACGCTTTTGACACCATATTTCTaagttttactttttctttttcaagctattagtaataaaaaataaagtttttttttttgttggtttttaaaaatgaaagttttaaaTGAATGAGTTGAAAATTGGAGCTTCTCTCTCTAGTTCTCTAGAGAGAGTCTTTATCTGTGGGAAGTTTCTTTTCTGGAGCTCGGTCTCCTTCTTTCTGCCAGACTCTCAGCCCCCTCTGCCGCAGCAGGACATGAGCGACGTCCTTCTTTACCGCTTGAAATGTGGGTTCCCTTCACACCTTCGGatggattttttttcttttgtttgttttattttgattttagttTCTTTCCGTTTTCTAGGGTTAGTAGATTCGATGGTGAAATGGAGAGGGGTTCTTTTTATCTGCGTTGCCCTTGTTTTTCTTGTAGTTTGGTAACTTGTTTGGCTTTGCATGCTAGTTTTGGCGCTCCTCTGTTCCAAATTTGTCCTCATTGCATCATTTTGCTTTGGGAGAATTAGAGGTGCTTCTTCTCCTCTGTTGTTTTGGATtttaaaacattatttttaataaatttattatatttttcaaaaaaaatgaaagatttACGTAAGGGTAGAGTGTATTTTATTTTGAGTAAATCGATTTTATATGAACAAAATTTAGTGgtgtgatttaaaaaaaaaagtgtagaTGGTCTGCcttgaaaggaaaagtttaaagaGGGAAAAGGGTGAGGTGGGAAGGTTTGGGTTGGGAGGAATGATTAGGGGGGTGGTTTGATGATGACAATCCACACCAATAGGGAATTAAAAAGGGATGGGCGTGCTTATGAGATGAAATAAGGGTATATGAGGGCTCAATGCTCTTAATTGTGTTGATGACATGTCTCCCACTTCACCAGCTTTTTGTGGGTCTCCCATGCCACCTAGTTTTTGTTAATTACacttgtttattattattttttttttccactatTGGACCCAAATCTCACATGGGAGGTCAACCAACAAACGTGAATGCACTTCCAACTACCAAGggatttttttcccttttttttgggttaatatcttttaataaaacaaaaatttaattgaaatttgtcATAATTAGTTGACCATgcataattttgtaatttttttcgtaataaatgaataataagatttaaattgaaaatatttttactctATATTCTTGCAGGTATGAAAGTTCAATTAAACCTGGTTCCAAAGGTTAGGACTTTATTCTTCATCGTGCAGTTTACAGGAGCAACATTCCAAGTATCAGCAGTCTGTCTCCTTGGTTATGAAGTGAGTAAACGGAGCTTGGCCACCAAGTCTGGCAAAGGCCTGGTTGTGAAACTCTCTTACaactaatataaaaaatactccctcaattttttttatagtataaaaagttcttttttaataaatatattaataaaaaataaataatttataaccattaattatttatataatctgCAAACTACCCATAAATTATAACATTTCTCTTATACGtagtaaataaattgaaaattaaaattttaatatttgtgaaaatccaattgaattgatttttggTAGAATTCGATTTATATCgaatcattttaatttaatttgatttgatttaattaattagactttttaataaattttttttattttttaacactttatttttaatattttaaaatttaattaaaatatttcaattttaattataatatgaattttgtatattataaaaaataatatactatattactaatcgattcaattcaactttattaattttttattaaaattaaattaaatttaaataattaaaatttttaaaaataaaaattaaattaaaattttaaattaattcaattcaattaatttttttttaaattgaagtgCTCACTCTGGTTATAGTCACTTATCATGCTTTATTTTAAAGTCACGAAAGCAAGTCTGTTTAGAGGCACATGTGCAAGCCCAATGTTTGACTTTCTTCCTATGTCCTTTTGAATCCCGTGATAA
The Manihot esculenta cultivar AM560-2 chromosome 1, M.esculenta_v8, whole genome shotgun sequence genome window above contains:
- the LOC110631412 gene encoding uncharacterized protein LOC110631412; protein product: MGSPLSFSLIILLSLASIRVEAQGIKSARLLDLVIRDYTFKSYGIHFKTGILHTVHLPANFSGIKVDTVRFRCGSLRRYGAQVKEFHLGIGVIVKPCVERVMVIRQNLGHNWSSIYYANYDLSGYQLVSPILGLLAYNGGSDVNFSNPFELGIHAGEKPITIDFTKTTNTANKSGIRPICASFENDGKVTLKTPVSHHVCVVTRHGHYGLVIESPPTGPPAAGATGQGRKTISLWKVVVGSTVGSALGIFLLGLLLVAMFVKVKKKARMEEMERRAYEEEALQVSMVGHVRAPTATVTRTMPAIEHEYIPYRRS